GCGAGAACGGCGTGGCGGTGCCGTCGTCGTGCGAGCAGGGAGCGTGCGGGACGTGTTCGGTCGCTGTCATCGAGGGTCAGCCGGACCACCAGGACGTCTACCTGAGCGAGAGCGAGCGTGCCCGGGGCGACCGGATGATGGTCTGCGTGTCGCGGGCACGGGGCGACCGGCTGGTGCTCGATGTGTAGCGGCTCGATGAATAGGGGCGCGTCGTGATCCGCCTCTACGACTGGGAGCTCTCGGTCAACTGCTACAAGCAGCGGCTGATGATGGGCATCCTCGGTGTCGACTACGAATCGGTCCCCGTGGACTTCTATCCGGGGCGCGAGCACAAGTCCCCGGAGTTCGCTGAGATCAACCCGCTCGGTCACATCCCCGTCCTCGTGGACGGCGACTACAGCCTGCGCGACGCCCACGCCATCCTCGTGTACCTCGCGGCCAAGTACGACCCGTCACGTCGGTGGTACCCGGTGGACGAACCGGAACTGCTCGGGGAGACGGCGCAGTGGATGCTGTTCGCAGAGGCGACCACCAATACGGCCTCGGCGGCGCGTCTGCACGTGAACCTCGGCTACGACTTCGACATCGAGGAGTGTCGGGCGGGGGCGCACCGCCTGTTCCGGGTGCTCGATGAGCACCTGTGGTTCCGCGAGCGCGACGGCCTCGGCTGGGTGGCCGGGGCCGAGCATCCGACCATCGCGGACATCGCCATCTTCCCGGACGTGATGTTGTCCGAGGAGGGTGGCATCTCCCGGCTCGACTATCCCGCCCTGCGGCGTTGGACGGACCGGGTGCGGCGGATCCCCGGGTTCGTCGTGATGCCGGGCATCTTTCCCGTAGGCGACGGCCCCGAGAGAGCGGATCCGCTATCTATAGCATAGCGAAACCACTATAATCGGTGTATGGCGACAGTCATCCCTGTGAGGACAGCAGACCTCGGAGATCTCATCCGTCGGTCTCGGCGAGATGCCGGGCTGACTCAGAGCGAGCTCGCCTCACGGCTGGGGACGACCCAGTCAGCGGTGTCGAGGTGGGAGCGGGGGCTCGACGAGCCGCGGCTGTCGACTCTGGGACGGATCGTCGCGGCATGCGGGAGGCGCCTCGGCGTGGTGGTAGAGGCCGACGATGTCGACCGGGCCCAGATTCGCCAACAGCTCGCGATGACCCCTGAACAGCGACTCGCCTCGGTGGTCAACGTCAGTCGGACCGTGAGCGGGGCCCGCCGGGTCGCCTGATGCCTGCGCCACTCGACCCCGAGTGCCTCTTCGCCGTGCTTGCTGACCACAGCGTGGACTATGTCCTCATCGGCGGCCTCGCCGGGGTGCTGCACGGTTCGACCGTGATGACGAACGACGCCGATGTCGTCCCGTCCCGAGATCCCGAGAATCTTCGGCGTCTCAGCGCCGCCCTCGTCGACCTGGGTGCCTGCCTGCGTACGGATGACTCCCCGGACGGCTTCACCTTCGACCCGCACCCGGCCCTGCTCGCGTCGATGGCGATGCTGAACATGACCACTCGCTGCGGCGACCTGGACCTGACGTTCGAACCCGCCGGACTCGAGGGCTTCGCGAAGATCGACGCCGCGGCCGTGACGTTCGAGGTCTTCGGTCGCCGCATCCGGGTGGCATCCCTGGCCGACATCATCCGTTCCAAGGAGGCCGCTGACCGGCCGAGAGATCACGTGGCGCTTCCAGTCCTGCGAGCCCTGCAGGAGGAGATCCTGCGGAGCGGATCAGAGGCCGAGGATGGTTGATCGCAGAGGTCCCGCTGGCGTAGCGCCCATATTCAGCGGCTGGCAGGTGCGGTGCGATATCGGCTTCGCCGTCGCGGAGCCGGCCACATTCGTGCTCGCCATCGCCCCCGCTGCTGACGCGGGCGTCCGCCGTTTGGAGGAACTGAACGTCACGGTCGACGGGCGGCCCCTCGAGGTGGATCGGATCGAGGCGGATCACGGCACGCTGCTCGAGATCGTGAGGTCGCCGCCGGGTGCTCTCGAGGTTGCCTACCGCGCCGAGATCACGGTGGCGGCCGAGTCGACCCCGGCGCCCGCAGCTGATCTCGACAGGATCGTGTATGCCCGTCCGAGTCGGTACTGCGCGTCGGATCGCACCGATGGCTTCACGGTTTCCGACTTCGGGGCTCCGCCGCATTCCTGGCACACCGTCCGAGCGGTGCGGGACTGGGTGGCGCAGCGTCTCGACTATGAGATCGGGGCGGGTGGCCCGACGGAGACGGCGACGGACGCGCTGGAAGCCGGGGCGGGTGTGTGCCGCGACTTCGCCCATCTGATGATCACCGTTCTGCGGGCTCTGGACATCCCGGCCCGGCTCGTCGCCGTGTACGCCCCCGGCCTCGAGCCGATGGACTTCCACGCCGTGGTGGAGGCCCACATCGACGGCGACTGGGTCGTGGTGGACGCCACCGGGATGGCGCCCCGTCAGTCGCTGGTGCGGATAGCGACGGGCCGCGACGCCGCCGACACGGCTTTCGTCACGGCCATCGGTGGTGAGCCGCAGCTCGTGCGGTGCGAGGTGGGAGCGATCGTCGACGGCGAGCTGCCGCATGATCTGCACGACGGCCCGACCCGGTTGTTCTCGATGGGCGTTCATCGGAGCTGAACGCGGTTGTCGAAACTGCGGGATGGGCGTACGATCTGAGGTCCACCAATCGACGCGGGGTGGAGCAGTCTGGTAGCTCGTCGGGCTCATAACCCGAAGGTCGCAGGTTCGAATCCTGCCCCCGCCACCAACCGCGAGGCCCGGAAACCCTAAGGTTTCCGGGCCTTCGTCGTTCTTGCGATTGCTGCCGCCGGCGAGCCGTGTCAAACCGGTGTCAAACGCGGTCAGCGCAACCGCTCGGCCAACCGCCGCAAGTCGGAGTCCTTCGAGATCTTGTCTGGTCCAGCTGTGAAGCTCTGGACTCCGTCGACCAGGTCTCGAGCCGCCGGCGTGGTGATCTTGGGGTCGAGCAACGAGAGCAGCTCGAGGAACTTCGACTGGGCCGTCGACCACCGGAGCTTGCTCGCAATGGTCGGATCGAAGAGCTGAAGCAGTGCGATCTCCGCCTCTCGAGGTCCGAAGCGAGAGATGATGGCGGCGTAGTGGCTATCCGCAGCCCAGGCCACCCCGTTGCCGTTCGTGAGGAAGGACTCCACGACGGCTGCAACATACGGCTCGCGAACGGACTCGGGCACAGGTTCGGCGGTCAGACCGTCGAGCCGCCGGGCCGGTCCGGGCTCGGTGTGGAAGTTGTTGAAGCCGCGGTGAGCCGACAACAGATCGTCGATGGCGGATGCGATCTCTGCCGCCCTTACCTGATCCGTCAGGTAAGCAGCGCCTCCTACGACGTCAAGGACCTCTCGCGCTCGGCCGGCTCGCTCGGTGTCGCCATTCGCCACATGCTTTGCGTGCTTGATGCCGAACGCGTGTCGCTGGTTGTCAGAAACGTGTGGCCAGAGCCGCGGCATGAGGAGCCGCACGGCATCGCGGGCGTGTTCGTCTGCCCCAGGCTCGACGTAGATGCCGAAGAAGCCAGCAGCCAGATTGTCTGCGGGCTCCGCGGGGAGTTCCGAGAAGAATTCTGCAGTTGCTGCAGCATTGTCCGCGGTGATCGAGCCGTTGCGGACGTTGTGTAGAAGACGCTTCGTCTCGGCAACGAGATGTGATTCAGGAAGCGTGATGACTTCCTTGATGCACGTCTCGACCCAACCCAGCAGTTGGTAGGCGTTGATCTCGTTCTGGTTGGGGTGTGCTGCGCTCGCGTAGTTGCGCATGTAGCGGATCAGATCGAGCTGCTGATAGCCGATGTCCGAAATAAGGCCGATGTCGCGAGAAGCCTTGATGAGTTCCTGGTCTGAGACCTGGTCGAGGTCGGACTCGTCCTTCAAGCCCTTGCGGCGGTCGGGCGAGGAGACAGCGATGTCGAAGAAGTAGGCGATGTCGTAGAGGGCGATGCGGCGCCGGAGCTCGCTGATCGTCTCATCCCAGAGGTAATTCAAGGCGGCGTCGAACAAACCGGCACCGGTGGCCGCAAGCATCTTGGAGAGGTACATCGATTCTCCGAGCCGTGGACCGTCGAGAAGCGCAATTGCGTCTGGGAAGTTGCGAAACACCCGGTGGCGCTGCTCCATGTCGACCAACACGCCTTCGGTCGGCAGCCCGACCGAGCCAAGTGCTGTGAGAAGCGCACTCTCGAACTCCTCCAGCTTCTCCAGTTCGGTTGACGTCGTGGCCGCCGGTTCTAGCTCTGTCATTCCATGATCGTACGGCGGGTCCCCGTCCGAGACGCCATGTGGCTAGCCGGGTCCGACCAGCCTGGCCACGAGCTTCGCCGCCTCCGCCTGCATGCCGGGCATCACGTGTGCGTACTGCTTCATCGTGAAGGCCGGGTTCTCGTGGCCCAGGCGCTCGCTGATGACCTTCACCGGGACGCCGGCCCGCAGGGCGACCGTGGCGTGCGTGTGACGAAGGTCGTGGAGACGGATCCTCGGTAGGTCGGTCTTGTCGACGATCCGCTCGAAGGCCTGGCTGAACGTCTGCGGGTGCAGCGGCGTGCCGTTCTCCTTGCAGACGACGAGGTCCTGGTCTTCGTAGTCGGCCTCCCACTCGCTCCGCTCGGCGTCCTGGCGCTTGCGGTGGAGGCGGAGTTGCTCGACGGTTCCTGGGTCGAGGTCGATCACCCGGGCCCGATGGCTCTTCGGGCTCGACACGAGCACTTCGTAGGCCACCGAGACGAGCGCCTGGCGCACGTGGAGCCGAGATCGATCGAGGTCGAGGTCTCGCCAGCGCAGCCCGAGGACCTCGCCCCGGCGCATCCCGGTCATCGCAGCCAGATGCCACGCCCCCTCCAGCCGGTGCCCGGCAATCACCTCGAAGAACGCCCGGAGCTCGTCGGGCTGCCAGAACCGGATCTCGGTCGGGTTCGTCGCCCGGGGTCGAGGCGGTTTCGCCCGCTCTGCAACGTTCGTGGCAATGAGGCCGTCGTCCGCCGCGTCCGCAAGTGCCTTGTGCACGATCGTGTGGATGTACCGGACGGTCTTCGGGCTGAGCCCGCCGCCGTCGCCGTTGCGCCGGCCGCTCTCGAGGAGCTCGCCGTACAGCGAGTTGAGCTGGCTCGGCGTTACGTCCCGCAGACGTCGTGAGCCGAGGTGGGGGAGGACGTGGTGGTCCATGTTTCGCCGGTACGACTCGAAGGTGCTCGGCTTCACCTGGGTCTTCACCGTCGGCAGCCAGGTCGCCTTGACCCACTCGGCGAGCGTCAGGCGGCTCGGCTCGGTGTAGGTGCCGTCGTGGAGGTCAGCGACGATCTTCGCCCGGGCGACCTCAGCCTCCTTGCGGGTGCGGAAACCGCCGTGCCACTTCTGGCGACGCCGGTTGTTCTCATCGCGGCCGATGTCGACGACGACGTACCAGGTGACGCTCTGGCGGCCGTCCTTGGTGGTGTGCGTGCGCTTGCGGACGTGTCCCTGCATGGCAGCCGCCCCTCACGCGGCCGGCGCCGAGGCGCCGAGCCACTCGAGCAGTGCGGGCACGGGGACGAGGACCCGTCGACCCAGGCGGCGTGATGGGATCTCGCCCCGGCGGATCGCCTCGTAGGTCGCCGAGCGGCCGAGGCTCAGCAGCGAGGCGACCTCTTCGACGGTGAGAGTCAGGCGTGACTCGATGTCGCCCAAGGCGACGGCTTGAGAGCGCGTACGCTCGTCCATGTCGGAACCTCCAAGGGGTTCTGGCCGGGCCCCGGGGTGTTGGCGCACCGCCGGGGCCACTTCTCTGATATGTGCCTACAAGCGTAGGCTCACCCTGTGACAGTTGTCAACACATGTAGGCTCGTCACGATGGGACCGTACGTAGACGTTGATGACCTCATCGACGCGC
This DNA window, taken from Acidimicrobiales bacterium, encodes the following:
- a CDS encoding site-specific integrase → MQGHVRKRTHTTKDGRQSVTWYVVVDIGRDENNRRRQKWHGGFRTRKEAEVARAKIVADLHDGTYTEPSRLTLAEWVKATWLPTVKTQVKPSTFESYRRNMDHHVLPHLGSRRLRDVTPSQLNSLYGELLESGRRNGDGGGLSPKTVRYIHTIVHKALADAADDGLIATNVAERAKPPRPRATNPTEIRFWQPDELRAFFEVIAGHRLEGAWHLAAMTGMRRGEVLGLRWRDLDLDRSRLHVRQALVSVAYEVLVSSPKSHRARVIDLDPGTVEQLRLHRKRQDAERSEWEADYEDQDLVVCKENGTPLHPQTFSQAFERIVDKTDLPRIRLHDLRHTHATVALRAGVPVKVISERLGHENPAFTMKQYAHVMPGMQAEAAKLVARLVGPG
- a CDS encoding helix-turn-helix transcriptional regulator, with the protein product MATVIPVRTADLGDLIRRSRRDAGLTQSELASRLGTTQSAVSRWERGLDEPRLSTLGRIVAACGRRLGVVVEADDVDRAQIRQQLAMTPEQRLASVVNVSRTVSGARRVA
- a CDS encoding helix-turn-helix domain-containing protein, which translates into the protein MDERTRSQAVALGDIESRLTLTVEEVASLLSLGRSATYEAIRRGEIPSRRLGRRVLVPVPALLEWLGASAPAA
- a CDS encoding glutathione S-transferase family protein; amino-acid sequence: MIRLYDWELSVNCYKQRLMMGILGVDYESVPVDFYPGREHKSPEFAEINPLGHIPVLVDGDYSLRDAHAILVYLAAKYDPSRRWYPVDEPELLGETAQWMLFAEATTNTASAARLHVNLGYDFDIEECRAGAHRLFRVLDEHLWFRERDGLGWVAGAEHPTIADIAIFPDVMLSEEGGISRLDYPALRRWTDRVRRIPGFVVMPGIFPVGDGPERADPLSIA
- a CDS encoding transglutaminase family protein — protein: MVDRRGPAGVAPIFSGWQVRCDIGFAVAEPATFVLAIAPAADAGVRRLEELNVTVDGRPLEVDRIEADHGTLLEIVRSPPGALEVAYRAEITVAAESTPAPAADLDRIVYARPSRYCASDRTDGFTVSDFGAPPHSWHTVRAVRDWVAQRLDYEIGAGGPTETATDALEAGAGVCRDFAHLMITVLRALDIPARLVAVYAPGLEPMDFHAVVEAHIDGDWVVVDATGMAPRQSLVRIATGRDAADTAFVTAIGGEPQLVRCEVGAIVDGELPHDLHDGPTRLFSMGVHRS